A stretch of Pleurodeles waltl isolate 20211129_DDA unplaced genomic scaffold, aPleWal1.hap1.20221129 scaffold_210, whole genome shotgun sequence DNA encodes these proteins:
- the LOC138274933 gene encoding histone H1-like — protein MRGAPAGGTFLICASASTLCTMAETAPAAAAPPAEVAPKKKAKKAAGPSKAKKPAGPSVAELILKAVTASAERKGVSLAALKKVLSADGYDVDKNKSRVKAALKGLVSKGALAQLKGTGASGSFKVNKKQLEGKKAAKKPAAKKPAAKKAAPAAKKPKKAPAGVKKSPKKAKKPAAAKSPKKPKAAPAKKAAKSPAKAKAAKPKAAKKSPAKVVKPKAAKPKAAKPKKAAPKKK, from the coding sequence ATGCGCGGAGCTCCGGCGGGAGGGACATTTCTCATCTGTGCTAGCGCCTCGACTCTCTGTACCATGGCTGAAACCGCTCCAGCTGCCGCGGCCCCTCCCGCTGAAGTAGCCCCCAAGAAGAAGGCGAAGAAGGCGGCGGGGCCGTCTAAGGCCAAGAAGCCCGCGGGACCCAGCGTCGCCGAGCTCATCCTGAAAGCGGTCACCGCCTCTGCCGAGAGGAAGGGGGTCTCCCTGGCGGCGCTGAAGAAGGTGCTGAGCGCCGACGGCTACGATGTGGACAAGAACAAGAGCCGCGTCAAGGCCGCCCTCAAGGGCCTGGTCAGCAAGGGCGCCCTGGCCCAGCTGAAGGGCACCGGCGCCTCCGGCTCCTTCAAGGTGAACAAGAAGCAGCTGGAGGGCAAGAAGGCGGCCAAGAAACCAGCGGCCAAGAAACCAGCGGCCAAGAAAGCCGCCCCGGCCGCCAAGAAGCCCAAGAAGGCCCCCGCGGGGGTGAAGAAGAGCCCGAAGAAGGCCAAGAAGCCGGCGGCGGCCAAGAGCCCCAAGAAGCCCAAAGCTGCCCCGGCCAAGAAGGCTGCCAAGAGTCCCGCGAAAGCAAAGGCGGCCAAGCCCAAGGCAGCCAAGAAAAGCCCCGCCAAGGTGGTGAAACCCAAGGCGGCCAAACCCAAAGCAGCCAAGCCCAAAAAGGCAGCGCCCAAGAAGAAGTAA